The following are encoded in a window of Engystomops pustulosus unplaced genomic scaffold, aEngPut4.maternal MAT_SCAFFOLD_86, whole genome shotgun sequence genomic DNA:
- the RNF135 gene encoding E3 ubiquitin-protein ligase RNF135 → MRGEERRRRQRREERMGDSEKLSADPSTVHKKIVLSELCTRLSVSDVPQNYQESPQRFVSCSQLLCSQGFSQGVHYWEVLKDGGNFSGLGVAYQRIARTGAESRLGRNKVSWCIEWCNGNLQAWHDDKQTDLTTPNTNKYGVLLNYDQGFVSFFCIGKKFSEIYKFRAKFTETVYPAFWMFSSKTVLVLNAFQTEATQSK, encoded by the exons atgagaggagaagaaagaaggagaagacagaggagagaggagaggatggGAG ATTCGGAGAAGTTGTCGGCAGACCCCAGCACTGTGCACAAGAAGATCGTCCTGTCTGAGCTGTGCACCAGGTTGTCGGTCAGCGACGTTCCTCAGAACTATCAGGAGAGTCCTCAGAGGTTTGTCAGCTGCTCCCAGCTCCTCTGTTCTCAGGGCTTCTCGCAGGGCGTCCATTACTGGGAGGTCCTTAAAGATGGAGGAAACTTTAGCGGGTTGGGTGTGGCCTATCAGAGAATAGCCCGTACCGGAGCAGAGAGCCGCCTGGGCCGCAACAAGGTGTCCTGGTGCATCGAGTGGTGTAACGGGAACCTGCAGGCCTGGCATGACGACAAGCAGACAGACCTCACCACCCCCAACACCAACAAATACGGGGTGCTCCTGAACTACGACCAGGGGTTTGTCTCTTTCTTCTGCATTGGCAAAAAGTTCAGTGAAATTTATAAGTTTCGGGCCAAGTTTACGGAGACGGTGTACCCGGCCTTCTGGATGTTCTCTAGTAAGACCGTCCTAGTCCTCAACGCATTCCAGACAGAGGCCACTCAGAGCaagtga